The following are encoded in a window of Balaenoptera ricei isolate mBalRic1 chromosome 1, mBalRic1.hap2, whole genome shotgun sequence genomic DNA:
- the ZNF281 gene encoding zinc finger protein 281, whose product MKVGSAFLSGGGGGAGSGGRAEMEPSFPPGMVMFNHRLPPVASFARPAGAAAPPPQCVLAAAPAAAPAAEPPPAPAPDVTFKKEPAAPGAAFPAQRTSWGFLQSLVSIKQEKPADPEEPPGAPHPHYGGLFAGADERAPGLGAGDAGCPGVIQDLSVLHPPPPAPHPRDVLLGRTDDPRGPEEPKPDASVKKAKRPKPESQGIKAKRKPGASSKPSLAGDGEGAVLSPSQKPHICDHCSAAFRSSYHLRRHVLIHTGERPFQCGQCSMGFIQKYLLQRHEKIHSREKPFGCDQCSMKFIQKYHMERHKRTHSGEKPYKCDTCQQYFSRTDRLLKHRRTCGEALAKGAPSAEPGSSSNRSNIGNLAVLSQGSTSSSRRKAKSRSIAVENKEPKTGKANESHMSNSINMQSYSVEMPTVSSSGGIIGAGIEELQKRVPKLIFKKGGRKSMDKNYLNFVSPLPDIVGQKSLSGKPSGSLGIVSNSSVETISLLQSTSGKQGQISSNYDDAMQFSKKRRYLPTASSNSAFSVNVGHMVSQQSVIQSAGVGVLDSEAPLSLIDSSALNAEIKSCHDKSGIPDEVLQSILDQYSNKSESQKEDPFNITEPRVDLHASEHSELVQEENLSPGTQTASNDKASMLQEYSKYLQQAFEKSTNAGFTLGHGFQFVSLSSPLHNHTLFPEKQIYTTSPLECGFGQSVTSVLPSSLPKPPFGMLFGSQPGLYLSALDATHQQLTPSQELDDLIDSQKNLETSSAFQSSSQKLTSQKEQQKNLESSASFQIPSQELAGQMDPQKDVEPRTTYQIENFAQAFGSQFKSGSRVPMTFITNSNGEVDHRARTSVSDFSGYTNMMSDVSEPCSTRGKTPTSQSYR is encoded by the coding sequence ATGAAAGTCGGCAGCGCGTTCctgagcggcggcggcggcggcgcgggtaGCGGCGGGCGGGCGGAGATGGAGCCTAGCTTCCCGCCGGGCATGGTGATGTTCAACCACCGGCTGCCCCCGGTCGCCAGCTTCGCGCGGCCGGCGGGCGCGGCCGCCCCTCCCCCGCAGTGCGTGCTGGCCGCCGCCCCGGCCGCGGCCCCGGCCGCCGAGCCCCCCCCGGCGCCCGCCCCGGACGTGACTTTCAAGAAGGAGCCGGCGGCGCCCGGCGCGGCCTTCCCGGCGCAGAGGACCTCCTGGGGCTTCCTGCAGTCGCTGGTCAGCATCAAGCAGGAGAAGCCGGCAGACCCCGAGGAGCCGCcgggcgccccccacccccactacgGGGGGCTGTTCGCGGGGGCCGACGAGCGGGCGCCGGGGCTGGGCGCCGGGGACGCGGGCTGCCCGGGCGTCATCCAGGACCTGAGCGTCCTGcacccgccgccgcccgccccgcaCCCCCGCGACGTGCTGCTCGGCCGGACTGACGACCCCCGCGGCCCCGAGGAGCCCAAGCCGGACGCGAGCGTCAAGAAGGCCAAGAGGCCAAAGCCAGAATCTCAGGGAATCAAAGCCAAGAGGAAGCCGGGCGCATCTTCCAAGCCGTCGCTGGCGGGAGACGGAGAAGGCGCCGTCCTGTCCCCAAGCCAGAAACCTCACATCTGCGACCACTGCAGCGCCGCTTTCCGCAGCTCCTACCACCTGCGGAGGCACGTCCTCATCCACACCGGCGAGCGGCCCTTCCAGTGCGGCCAGTGCAGCATGGGCTTCATCCAGAAGTACCTGCTGCAGAGGCACGAGAAGATCCACAGCCGGGAGAAGCCCTTCGGGTGCGATCAGTGCAGCATGAAGTTCATCCAGAAGTACCATATGGAGAGACACAAGCGGACGCACAGTGGAGAAAAGCCATACAAATGTGACACTTGCCAGCAGTATTTCTCAAGGACTGACAGACTGTTGAAGCACAGGCGCACGTGCGGCGAAGCCCTGGCGAAGGGGGCGCCCAGTGCAGAGCCTGGGTCATCCAGCAACCGTAGCAACATAGGTAACCTGGCTGTGTTGTCTCAGGGAAGTACAAGTTCTTCAAGGAGAAAAGCGAAGTCCAGAAGCATAGCTGTTGAAAACAAGGAGCCCAAGACGGGGAAAGCAAATGAATCCCATATGTCAAACAGCATAAACATGCAGAGTTACTCAGTAGAAATGCCTACTGTGTCTTCCAGTGGGGGCATCATCGGCGCTGGCATAGAGGAACTCCAGAAGAGGGTGCCAAAATTGATCTTTAAGAAAGGAGGCCGGAAGAGCATGGATAAAAACTACCTGAACTTTGTGTCACCGTTACCAGACATAGTTGGACAGAAGTCCTTGTCTGGGAAACCGAGTGGCTCCCTTGGCATCGTGTCAAACAGCAGCGTGGAGACCATTAGTCTCCTCCAAAGTACAAGTGGCAAACAAGGTCAAATAAGCAGTAATTATGACGATGCCATGCAGTTCTCAAAGAAAAGAAGATACCTACCCACCGCCAGCAGCAACAGTGCCTTTTCCGTGAACGTGGGACACATGGTCTCCCAGCAGTCCGTCATTCAGTCGGCGGGCGTCGGTGTTTTGGACAGTGAGGCCCCGTTGTCCCTTATTGACTCCTCGGCCCTGAATGCGGAAATTAAGTCTTGTCATGACAAGTCGGGAATTCCTGACGAGGTTTTACAAAGTATTTTGGATCAGTACTCCAACAAGTCCGAGAGCCAGAAGGAGGATCCTTTCAACATAACAGAACCACGAGTGGATCTGCACGCCTCAGAACACTCAGAACTGGTTCAAGAAGAAAATTTGAGCCCGGGCACCCAGACTGCTTCAAATGACAAGGCAAGCATGTTGCAAGAATACTCCAAATACCTCCAACAGGCTTTCGAAAAATCCACGAATGCAGGTTTTACTCTGGGACACGGTTTCCAATTTGTCAGTCTGTCTTCACCTCTCCACAACCACACTTTATTTCCAGaaaaacagatatacactacATCTCCTTTGGAGTGTGGTTTCGGCCAGTCTGTTACCTCAGTGTTGCCATCTTCGTTGCCAAAGCCTCCTTTTGGGATGTTGTTTGGGTCTCAGCCGGGTCTTTATTTGTCTGCTTTGGATGCCACACATCAGCAGTTGACACCTTCCCAGGAGCTGGATGACCTGATAGATTCTCAGAAGAATCTAGAGACTTCATCAGCCTTCCAGTCCTCATCTCAGAAACTGACTAGCCAGAAGGAACAACAGAAAAACTTAGAGTCCTCAGCGAGCTTTCAGATCCCATCTCAGGAGTTAGCTGGCCAGATGGATCCTCAGAAGGACGTAGAGCCCAGAACAACGTATCAGATTGAGAACTTTGCACAAGCGTTCGGTTCTCAGTTCAAGTCGGGCAGCAGGGTGCCAATGACCTTTATCACGAACTCTAATGGAGAAGTGGACCATAGAGCAAGGACTTCAGTGTcagatttctcagggtatacaaaCATGATGTCTGATGTTAGTGAGCCATGTAGTACCAGAGGAAAGACCCCCACCAGCCAGAGTTACAGGTAA